A genomic stretch from Telopea speciosissima isolate NSW1024214 ecotype Mountain lineage chromosome 7, Tspe_v1, whole genome shotgun sequence includes:
- the LOC122668619 gene encoding uncharacterized protein LOC122668619, whose product MDPIKYLFEKSTLTGRMARWLLLLLGFDITYVNKKSMKGQAVSDHLAAHPVESDSRPMEDLFPDEDLACMEEEECKDWWQLYFDDVANQRGYGARILLITPEDLYLPSAFRLEFPCTNNIAEYEACVIGLEATMTLGIKKLKVYGDLSIVIYQTQEKWKTKDEKLKPYQEHLEGMIKNFEEIMFKY is encoded by the coding sequence ATGGATCCGATAAAGTACTTGTTTGAAAAGTCAACGCTGACTggaaggatggccagatggCTGTTGTTATTATTGGgatttgacataacatatgtcaacaaAAAGTCTATGAAGGGGCAAGCAGTCTCAGACCATCTAGCTGCACATCCGGTGGAGTCGGATTCGCGACCAATGGAAGATCTTTTCCCGGATGAGGACTTAGcatgcatggaagaagaagagtgcaAAGACTGGTGGCAGTTGTACTTTGATGACGTAGCTAATCAGAGGGGATATGGAGCCAGAATATTGCTGATAACCCCagaagatctttatctcccttctGCTTTCCGATTAGAATTCCCGTGTACCAACAACATCGCAGAGTACGAAGCATGTGTGATCGGCCTTGAGGCCACCATGACATTGggaatcaagaagttgaaagttTATGGGGATTTGTCAATCGTAATCTATCAAACTCAAGAGAAATGGAAAACGAaagatgaaaagctgaaacCCTATCAAGAACACTTGGAGGGGATGATCAAGAactttgaagaaattatgttcAAATATTAG